The following coding sequences are from one Lolium rigidum isolate FL_2022 chromosome 6, APGP_CSIRO_Lrig_0.1, whole genome shotgun sequence window:
- the LOC124661278 gene encoding phosphatidate cytidylyltransferase 1-like, protein MQKDASSSDVSASHVGRVRQRRRNSEISADGNKANGPALLVSDQNKYKSMLIRTYSTLWMIAGFVFVIYMGHLYVWAMVVVIQIFMATELFNLLRRSSEEKQLPGFRLLNWHFFFTAMLFTYGRFLSRELVNTVTSDHLLFKLVSGLIKYQMFICYFLYTAGFVWFILTLKKKTYNYQFKQYAWTHMILLTVFAQSSFTVANIFEGMFWFLLPASLIVINDIAAYLFGFFLGRTPLIKLSPKKTWEGFIGASVTTIVSAFLLANVMGHFPWLTCPRKDLSTGWLHCDPAPMFKPEHYFLGDWVPQWFPWKEVFLLPVQWHALALGLFASIIAPFGGFFASGFKRAFKIKDFGDSIPGHGGITDRMDCQMVMAVFAYIYLQSFISPHNFSVDAILDQILRNLSYEEQKSLYQQLGEMILERQFIQS, encoded by the exons ATGCAAAAGGACGCAAGCTCTAGCGATGTCTCTGCTTCTCATGTAGGGCGTGTTAGACAACGAAGACGCAATAGCGAG ATTTCGGCAGATGGGAATAAAGCCAATGGACCCGCTTTGCTTGTCAGCGATCAGAACAAGTACAAGTCCATGCTTATCCGGACATATTCTACTTTGTGGATGATTGCAGGCTTTGTCTTTGTAATTTATATGGGCCATCTCTATGTCTGGGCCATGGTGGTTGTCATTCAAATATTCATGGCAACCGAGCTTTTTAACCTACTCAGAAGATCCAGTGAAGAGAAACAACTGCCAGGGTTCAGGCTGCTGAATTG GCACTTCTTCTTCACGGCAATGTTGTTTACTTATGGCCGCTTTCTTAGTCGGGAGCTTGTCAACACAGTAACTTCAGATCACTTGTTGTTTAAGCTCGTCAGCGGCCTAATCAAGTATCAGATGTTTATTTGCTATTTTCTTTATACTGCTG GATTTGTATGGTTTATTTTGACTCTGAAGAAGAAGACATACAATTATCAGTTCAAACAGTATGCCTGGACGCACATGATTCTTTTGACGGTTTTTGCGCAGTCTTCTTTCACTGTGGCAAATATATTTGAAGGGATGTTCTG gtTTCTTCTTCCCGCTTCGCTCATTGTGATCAATGACATTGCTGCGTATTTATTTGGGTTTTTTCTCGGGAGAACACCATTGATCAAGTTATCTCCAAAGAAAACATGGGAAGGTTTTATTGGTGCATCAGTGACAACTATAGTCTCTGCTTTTCTG TTAGCAAATGTAATGGGTCATTTCCCATGGTTGACGTGTCCAAGAAAG GACCTGTCAACAGGGTGGCTTCATTGTGATCCTGCTCCGATGTTCAAGCCAGAGCATTACTTTTTGGGCGACTGGGTGCCACAGTGG TTTCCATGGAAAGAAGTTTTCCTTTTACCCGTGCAGTGGCATGCTTTAGCCCTTGGTTTGTTTGCATCGATAATAGCTCCATTTGGAGGATTTTTCGCAAGTGGCTTCAAGAGGGCTTTTAAAATAAAG GATTTTGGTGACAGTATACCTGGGCATGGTGGAATCACTGATCGAATGGATTGTCAA ATGGTTATGGCAGTTTTTGCATACATATATCTCCAATCATTTATCTCGCCCCACAATTTCTCTGTTGATGCAATCTTGGATCAG ATTCTAAGAAACCTAAGCTACGAGGAGCAGAAATCCTTATACCAGCAACTTGGGGAGATGATCCTTGAAAGGCAATTTATTCAAAGCTGA
- the LOC124661280 gene encoding phosphoenolpyruvate carboxylase, housekeeping isozyme codes for MARNAVDKATSIDAQLRMLAPKKLSDDDKLVEYDALLLDRFLDILQDLQGEGIRERVQECYELAAEYENKLDPKQLDEIGNLLTRLDPGDSIVIAKSLSHMLILANLAEEVQIAYRRRIKLKKGDFADENSATTESDIEETFKRLVGELKKSPLEVFDALKNQTVDLVLTAHPTQSVRRSLLQKHGRIRDCLTKLYAKDITPDEKQELDEALQREIQAAFRTDEIRRAPPTPQDEMRAGMSYFHETIWKGVPKFLRRVDTALKNIGINERVPYNAPLIQFSSWMGGDRDGNPRVTPEVTRDVCLLARMMAANLYYAQIEDLMFELSMWRCSDELRVKADKLHRSSKKDTTKYYIEFWKQVPPNEPYRVILSDVRDKLYNTRERSRHLLTSGFSEIPDEAIFTDVEQFLEPLELCYRSLCACGDHAIADGSLLDFLRQVSTFGLSLVRLDIRQESERHTDVMDAITDYLGVGSYREWPEEKRQEWLLSELNGKRPLFGPDLPKTNEIAEVLDTFHVLAELPSDSFGAYVISMATAPSDVLAVELLQRECHVKKPLRVVPLFEKLADLEGAPAALARLFSVEWYRNRINGKQEVMIGYSDSGKDAGRFSAGWQLYKAQEELIKVAKTFGVKLTMFHGRGGTVGRGGGPTHLAILSQPPDTVHGSLRVTVQGEVIEQSFGEEHLCFRTLQRFTAATLEHGMHPPIPPKPEWRALMDEMAVVATEEYRSIVFQEPRFVEYFRLATPELEYGRMNIGSRPSKRKPSGGIETLRAIPWIFAWTQTRFHLPVWLGFGAAFKHVLQKDIRNLQTLQQMYNEWPFFRVTIDLVEMVFAKGDPGIAALYDKLLVSDDLWSFGARLRANYEETKQLLLQVAGHKDLLEGDPHLRQRLHIRESYITALNVCQAYTLKRIRDPSFQSNPGPHLSKEIMEPGELAKVSTTSEFAPGGLEDTLILTMKGIAAGMQNTG; via the exons ATGGCGCGCAATGCGGTGGACAAGGCGACGTCCATCGACGCGCAGCTGCGGATGCTCGCGCCCAAGAAGCTCTCCGACGACGACAAGCTGGTGGAGTACGACGCGCTCCTCCTCGACCGCTTCCTCGACATCCTCCAGGACCTCCAGGGGGAGGGCATCAGGGAGAGG GTCCAAGAATGCTATGAGTTAGCTGCTGAGTATGAAAATAAGCTTGACCCTAAGCAGCTAGATGAGATTGGGAATCTGCTAACCCGCTTGGATCCTGGAGACTCTATTGTGATAGCCAAGTCATTATCGCACATGCTTATCCTGGCAAACTTGGCTGAGGAAGTCCAGATTGCGTACCGCAGGAGAATAAAACTGAAGAAGGGTGATTTTGCAGACGAAAATTCTGCGACGACGGAATCAGATATTGAGGAGACCTTTAAAAGGCTCGTTGGTGAGCTGAAGAAGTCTCCGCTGGAAGTATTCGATGCACTCAAGAATCAAACTGTTGACCTGGTATTGACAGCACATCCAACTCAGTCAGTTAGGAGGTCATTGCTCCAAAAACATGGCAG GATAAGGGACTGTTTAACCAAGCTTTATGCAAAAGATATAACTCCAGATGAGAAGCAGGAACTGGATGAGGCGCTTCAGAGAGAG ATTCAAGCTGCCTTTAGAACTGATGAAATCCGACGAGCACCTCCTACTCCACAGGACGAAATGCGTGCTGGAATGAGTTACTTTCATGAGACAATATGGAAGGGTGTACCCAAGTTCTTGCGGAGGGTAGATACTGCTCTTAAGAACATTGGCATAAATGAGCGAGTGCCTTATAATGCCCCTCTTATTCAGTTCTCTTCTTGGATGGGTGGAGATCGAGATG GGAATCCAAGAGTCACACCGGAGGTTACAAGGGATGTATGCCTGTTAGCTAGAATGATGGCTGCCAATTTGTACTATGCACAGATAGAGGATCTAATGTTTGAG TTATCTATGTGGCGTTGCAGTGATGAACTACGTGTAAAAGCTGACAAGTTACACCGTTCCTCGAAGAAAGACACGACAAAATACTATATAG AGTTCTGGAAGCAAGTTCCTCCAAATGAACCCTATCGTGTGATACTGAGTGATGTCAGAGATAAATTGTACAATACACGTGAGCGATCACGCCATTTATTAACCAGTGGGTTTTCTGAAATTCCCGACGAAGCAATCTTCACTGATGTTGAGCAG TTCTTGGAGCCTCTTGAGCTCTGTTACAGATCCCTCTGTGCATGTGGTGATCACGCTATTGCAGATGGCAGTCTTCTTGATTTCTTACGTCAAGTGTCAACATTTGGACTATCCCTTGTTAGACTAGATATCAGGCAAGAATCTGAAAGACACACTGATGTTATGGATGCCATAACTGATTACCTTGGAGTTGGATCATATCGTGAATGGCCAGAGGAAAAACGCCAAGAATGGCTACTGTCTGAACTCAATGGAAAGAGGCCGTTATTTGGTCCTGATCTTCCCAAGACGAATGAAATTGCTGAGGTTTTAGATACGTTTCATGTGCTAGCTGAACTTCCCTCTGATAGCTTTGGTGCTTATGTGATATCCATGGCAACAGCTCCTTCAGATGTTCTAGCAGTTGAGCTTCTGCAGCGTGAATGCCATGTGAAGAAGCCACTGAGAGTTGTGCCATTGTTTGAAAAACTAGCAGATCTGGAAGGTGCACCAGCAGCTCTAGCTCGGCTTTTCTCAGTTGAGTGGTACAGAAATAGAATCAACGGAAAGCAAGAAGTGATGATTGGGTATTCAGATTCTGGGAAGGATGCTGGCCGTTTCTCTGCTGGTTGGCAACTGTACAAAGCTCAAGAGGAGCTTATTAAGGTTGCGAAGACGTTTGGGGTTAAGTTGACTATGTTTCATGGACGAGGGGGTACTGTTGGAAGAGGTGGCGGCCCTACCCATCTTGCTATACTGTCACAACCTCCAGATACTGTCCACGGATCACTTCGGGTAACTGTTCAAGGTGAAGTCATTGAGCAGTCCTTCGGAGAGGAGCATTTGTGTTTTAGAACGCTTCAACGTTTTACAGCTGCTACTCTTGAACATGGTATGCATCCACCAATCCCACCTAAACCAGAGTGGCGCGCTTTGATGGATGAAATGGCTGTTGTTGCCACAGAGGAATACCGTTCCATTGTTTTCCAAGAACCAAGATTTGTTGAGTATTTCCGCCTT GCAACACCAGAGCTCGAGTATGGTAGGATGAATATTGGAAGCAGGCCATCAAAACGTAAGCCAAGCGGAGGAATCGAAACATTGCGTGCAATTCCTTGGATATTTGCTTGGACACAGACTAGATTCCACCTGCCAGTGTGGCTTGGTTTTGGCGCGGCCTTCAAGCATGTCCTGCAAAAGGACATTCGTAATCTTCAAACCCTTCAGCAAATGTACAACGAGTGGCCGTTTTTCAGGGTTACGATAGACCTGGTTGAGATGGTGTTTGCCAAGGGTGATCCAGGTATAGCAGCTCTGTACGACAAGCTGCTGGTTTCTGATGATCTGTGGTCGTTTGGGGCGCGTCTTAGGGCAAACTATGAAGAGACAAAGCAGCTTCTTCTACAG GTTGCTGGCCACAAAGACCTCCTGGAGGGCGACCCTCACCTGAGGCAGAGGCTGCACATCCGTGAATCATACATCACGGCGCTGAACGTCTGCCAGGCCTACACGCTGAAGCGCATCAGGGACCCTAGCTTCCAGTCGAACCCCGGACCTCATCTGTCCAAGGAGATCATGGAGCCAGGGGAGTTGGCGAAGGTCAGCACCACAAGCGAGTTCGCCCCAGGTGGCCTCGAGGAcaccctcatccttaccatgAAGGGCATCGCCGCCGGGATGCAGAACACCGGCTGA
- the LOC124659340 gene encoding dof zinc finger protein 5-like — protein MLSHVDMAPAGGFKLFGKVITQCAEATQPAPVAQHAAEPASRPHGDRTAAIKREDTDADEKQQHQESAEPARRTQLQESAEARAAAAPLPCPRCRSRETKFCYFNNYNVNQPRHFCKACHRYWTAGGALRNVPVGAGRRKNRPLGPIATVAATGHHHHQHLLHHHRAAAGAFVLGFPGSSPSSSPTSPSPMFAADRWQVDRRF, from the coding sequence ATGCTCTCCCACGTCGACATGGCACCGGCCGGCGGCTTCAAGCTCTTCGGCAAGGTCATCACACAGTGCGCCGAAGCCACGCAGCCCGCGCCCGTCGCGCAGCACGCCGCCGAGCCCGCCAGCCGGCCACACGGCGACCGGACGGCGGCGATCAAGCGGGAGGACACGGACGCGGACGAGAAGCAGCAGCATCAGGAGTCCGCCGAGCCCGCGCGGCGGACGCAGCTGCAGGAGTCGGCGGAGGCGCGCGCGGCCGCGGCACCGCTGCCGTGCCCGCGCTGCCGGAGCCGGGAGACCAAGTTCTGCTACTTCAACAACTACAACGTCAACCAGCCGCGCCACTTCTGCAAGGCCTGCCACCGCTACTGGACCGCCGGCGGCGCGCTCCGCAACGTGCCAGTCGGCGCGGGCCGACGCAAGAACCGCCCGCTCGGGCccatcgccaccgtcgccgccaccggacaccaccaccaccaacacctcctgcaccaccaccgcgcggccgccggcgcctTCGTCCTCGGCTTCCCTGGTAGCAGCCCGTCCTCCTCCCCGACCTCCCCGTCGCCGATGTTCGCTGCCGACCGGTGGCAGGTCGACCGGCGGTTCTGA